From a region of the Micropterus dolomieu isolate WLL.071019.BEF.003 ecotype Adirondacks linkage group LG21, ASM2129224v1, whole genome shotgun sequence genome:
- the LOC123960416 gene encoding A-agglutinin anchorage subunit-like isoform X1: MSSSTTTSTATSTATSTATSTATMSSSTTTSTATTSSSTATALSSTATSSSLGSKGDGSWTDDALLAEALATFERQGDTDPTPPGKEAEPEPPHQPQTDSIPQPPHLVVNMGGPLMLLAQRCCQAKPLWPRQQWLLNRRLPKADVRWLKEDAERGLFQKEMSYEDKHGNIRKRKVLKGDRMWFDPHQQTPSFAAVCFSGGQ; encoded by the exons ATGTCGTccagcaccaccaccagcacTGCCACCAGCACTGCCACCAGCACTGCCACCAGCACTGCCACCATGTCGTccagcaccaccaccagcaccgccaccacgtcgtccagcaccgCAACCGCGTTGTCCAGCACTGCCACGTCCAGCTCTTTGGGGTCCAAAGGTGATGGCAGTTGGACCGATGATGCTCTGCTGGCTGAAGCTCTCGCCACTTTTGAAAGGCAAG GGGACACTGACCCGACCCCTCCCGGAAAAGAGGCTGAACCAGAGCCTCCACACCAGCCACAGACAGACTCCATTCCACAGCCACCT CACCTGGTGGTCAACATGGGAGGACCTCTGATGTTACTGGCGCAGCGCTGCTGCCAAGCAAAGCCCCTGTGGCCCCGGCAGCAGTGGCTGCTTAACCGGAG GCTCCCCAAAGCAGATGTCAGGTGGCTGAAAGAGGATGCTGAAAGAGGGCTCTTCCAGAAGGAAATGTCTTATGAGGACAAGCACGGAAACATCAGGAAGAGGAAAGTCCTCAAGGGTGACAGGATGTGGTTTGATCCACATCAGCAGACTCCTTCTTTCGCAGCCGTGTGTTTTTCTGGAGGCCAGTAG
- the LOC123960416 gene encoding cell wall integrity and stress response component 4-like isoform X2 has translation MSSSTTTSTATSTATSTATSTATMSSSTTTSTATTSSSTATALSSTATSSSLGSKGDGSWTDDALLAEALATFERQGDTDPTPPGKEAEPEPPHQPQTDSIPQPPHLVVNMGGPLMLLAQRCCQAKPLWPRQQWLLNRR, from the exons ATGTCGTccagcaccaccaccagcacTGCCACCAGCACTGCCACCAGCACTGCCACCAGCACTGCCACCATGTCGTccagcaccaccaccagcaccgccaccacgtcgtccagcaccgCAACCGCGTTGTCCAGCACTGCCACGTCCAGCTCTTTGGGGTCCAAAGGTGATGGCAGTTGGACCGATGATGCTCTGCTGGCTGAAGCTCTCGCCACTTTTGAAAGGCAAG GGGACACTGACCCGACCCCTCCCGGAAAAGAGGCTGAACCAGAGCCTCCACACCAGCCACAGACAGACTCCATTCCACAGCCACCT CACCTGGTGGTCAACATGGGAGGACCTCTGATGTTACTGGCGCAGCGCTGCTGCCAAGCAAAGCCCCTGTGGCCCCGGCAGCAGTGGCTGCTTAACCGGAG ATAA